From Macrobrachium rosenbergii isolate ZJJX-2024 chromosome 22, ASM4041242v1, whole genome shotgun sequence, the proteins below share one genomic window:
- the LOC136850415 gene encoding uncharacterized protein, producing the protein MPFDVSGFITDPAGKLFLLSQAKKVDLLSLASQLNIEVSHTALKGQILDSILDYYIDEDVFTEEQVVNLRSKQSKVDKELELARIQLRLREVSKEQEDYLSRKRLEEKQKLLDLELEYKVREAELNKKLEEEKAKIAVEKHRQELGISSSQPIQFDLSRARKLVPFFDEKDVESFFIAFEDIAANLEWPADQWLWLIKPQLRGKAIQVVSNLIGESYNVIKQNILDAYAITSEGYRQLFRNATKTASQTFTEFASQKLRLFKKWLASEHVTTFKELVNLVVLEEFYRRLPPPISMYIAEREVKDLMKAGNLADNYNLIHKNRPKIPDKSKDTDGATGINSCAYCKQPGHTIKNCTKPGCKVANQSSKISSQPTVKKTGLHCAVDQLDYFKEFICHGLLNSKEVSILRDTGAAQSIIHKNLVPDLKLSDEHVVVSDFSSSKVLPLAEVNLDCPYVNETVKVAVTDNEFPVDVDLVLGNDLAGSKVMYNLIICNPESKCNKLEAQSPDHADSICVVTRSKKSTDEQPKNVPNVSVNHSNLPDLLNLSKDNFVKLQQEDGSLSSLFEKAVQKSDIDKVPCYYIENGILMRLFRPSKLSAKKSWADCEQVIVPSSLRSKILEIAHCADSHLGVSKTYQRLSYNFYWPRMKNDVKSFVQCCHICQIAGKPNEVIPPAPLKIITIPHEPFSKVVIDCVGPLPKTRKGNQYLLTVMCPTTRFPIAIPLPNISAKKIIESLIKIFTILGFPKELQCDRGTNFKSDVFQSVLKELNIKQSFSSAYHPQSQGVLERAHQTMKSLLGKYALESAKDWDENLDLLMFVIRSPK; encoded by the coding sequence ATGCCTTTTGATGTATCTGGATTTATAACAGACCCTGCTGGTAAACTTTTTCTGCTTTCTCAAGCGAAGAAGGTGGACTTGCTGTCTCTTGCTAGTCAGCTTAATATTGAAGTGAGCCACACTGCGCTCAAAGGTCAAATTCTAGACTCCATTCTGGATTACTATATAGATGAGGATGTTTTTACTGAAGAACAGGTAGTTAATTTGAGGTCAAAGCAAAGTAAAGTAGATAAAGAACTAGAGCTAGCTAGAATACAGTTAAGACTAAGAGAAGTTAGCAAAGAACAAGAAGATTATCTTTCACGAAAGAGGTTAGAGGAAAAGCAGAAGCTTTTGGacttggaattagaatataaggTTAGAGAGGCTGAGCTAAATAAGAAGTTAGAGGAGGAAAAGGCTAAAATAGCTGTAGAAAAGCATCGTCAGGAGTTGGGTATTTCTAGTTCTCAGCCCATTCAGTTTGACTTGTCCAGAGCAAGAAAGCTTGTACCCTTTTTTGATGAGAAAGACGTTGAaagttttttcattgcttttgaagATATTGCTGCTAATCTAGAATGGCCTGCGGATCAGTGGTTATGGTTAATTAAACCTCAGTTACGTGGTAAAGCAATTCAAGTTGTATCTAATTTAataggtgaaagttacaatgttaTAAAGCAGAACATTCTAGATGCTTATGCTATCACCAGCGAGGGTTATAGACAATTGTTTCGGAATGCTACTAAGACTGCTTCTCAAACATTTACAGAATTTGCTAGTCAGAAGCTTAGATTATTCAAGAAATGGCTTGCAAGTGAACATGTCACTACTTTCAAGGAATTAGTTAATCTAGTAGTCTTAGAAGAATTCTATCGGAGATTACCACCACCTATTTCGATGTATATAGCTGAGAGAGAGGTCAAAGATCTAATGAAAGCTGGAAATCTTGCTGATAACTATAATTTAATTCATAAGAATAGGCCTAAAATTCCTGATAAGTCTAAAGATACTGATGGTGCAACTGGTATTAACTCTTGTGCTTATTGTAAGCAGCCTGGCCACACCATAAAGAATTGTACTAAACCAGGGTGCAAGGTAGCTAATCAGTCTAGTAAAATATCATCACAGCCAACGGTTAAGAAAACTGGTTTGCATTGTGCTGTTGATCAGCTGGattatttcaaagaatttatttgcCATGGTCTTCTCAATTCAAAGGAAGTATCTATCCTAAGAGATACAGGGGCTGCTCAGTCCATAATACATAAGAATCTTGTTCCTGATCTTAAATTATCTGATGAACATGTAGTTGTTTCAGACTTTTCAAGTAGTAAAGTATTGCCTCTTGCTGAAGTAAATCTTGATTGCCCTTACGTTAATGAAACTGTTAAAGTTGCTGTCACTGATAATGAATTTCCTGTTGATGTAGATCTTGTCCTTGGTAATGATTTAGCAGGCAGTAAAGTAATGTATAATTTGATCATTTGTAACCctgaaagtaaatgtaataaaCTAGAAGCACAAAGTCCTGATCATGCTGATTCAATCTGTGTAGTAACTCGCTCAAAGAAATCTACTGATGAACAACCTAAGAATGTACCTAATGTTTCTGTTAACCATTCGAATTTACCAGATCTGCTAAACCTttctaaagataattttgttaaattgcaGCAGGAAGATGGTAGTTTGAGTAGTTTATTTGAAAAGGCTGTGCAGAAATCAGATATTGACAAAGTTCCTTGTTACTATATTGAGAATGGAATTCTGATGCGCTTGTTTCGTCCTTCTAAATTGTCAGCGAAAAAATCATGGGCAGACTGTGAGCAGGTTATAGTTCCATCTTCACTCAGAAGTAAGATTCTTGAAATTGCTCACTGTGCTGATTCTCATTTAGGGGTAAGTAAAACGTACCAGAGATTATCTTATAATTTCTATtggccaagaatgaaaaatgatgtaaaaagCTTTGTACAGTGTTGTCATatctgccagatagctggaaagcccaACGAGGTGATACCACCTGCaccattaaaaattattactattccACATGAACCATTCAGTAAGGTTGTAATAGACTGTGTGGGACCTTTGCCCAAAACCCGTAAAGGTAATCAGTATTTGTTGACTGTAATGTGCCCAACCACAAGATTTCCCATTGCCATTCCTTTACCTAATATATCTGCCAAAAAGATCATAGAAagtcttattaaaatatttactatcTTAGGTTTTCCCAAAGAATTACAGTGTGATAGAGGAACAAATTTCAAAAGTGATGTTTTCCAATCTGTCTTGAAAGAACTAAATATTAAGCAGTCATTTTCTTCAGCTTATCATCCACAGTCTCAGGGTGTGTTGGAAAGGGCACACCAAACGATGAAAAGTCTTCTTGGAAAATATGCCTTGGAATCTGCTAAGGATTGGGATGAAAATCTGGATCTCTTGATGTTCGTGATACGCAGTCCCAAATGA